ACGAGGTAATCGAATTATTAACGGATGAAGCGAGAAAAGTGAGCGCCAATGCTATTATTGGTGTGAGAATTGATCATGATGAAATTTCCGGAAAAGGAAAGCAAATGTTTATGGTAACAGCAACGGGAACCGCTGTAGCAATCGATAATTCTACGCTTTCAAATACGGAGGAAGAAAGGACTATCGAAATCAATCATGAGAGATTGGAATATGAGATCAACAAATTGCAAGTAATAAATAATATCAGAAATGATTCCTCATTAATTTCACAGTACATGCCGTACTTCATACAGCACAATATCTTCGAAGTAATGAATGAAGTTGTTAACTATTATTTACAAACAGAGCTCTATGAAGAGTTTAGTGTAAAAGTAGTCGAATATATACAAGAATTAGAGGTATATTCGAGACCGTATTTATATAAGGAGATACTTACCTCTATGAAGCCTATCAGAATTCTAAATTTGCTTGCTAGGGCAAAAATGCTAGATTATTCCAAGGTTAATGAGTATATAAATGTGAGTTCATTTGAATTCCAAAAAGCGAGTTTAAAAAGCATAATGAGCCATCAATCCTCTTACGATTTAAGTGATATTGATAAAATGGAAGCGATGAAACAAACCTTGAAAAGTGTATTTACAAATAGAGGTAAAGTTTTAGATAGTGAGAAATGGGAATGCGAGTGTGGAAAAACGAATAAGGCTTCTAGCGTCTATTGCAGGTCCTGCAACAAAGATATCAGAGGCTTTAGTATGACGGATATAGACCCTAATGTAGTCATAAAGTTTATCGATGAACGACAACAGATATTAAAGCAAATACTCCTTAAGTAAAGAAAAATGCCTATGCCCCACTATTGAGTAAGTCCGCAAAATCCATAAAGTTAGTCCATGATATATTGAATGTACTAAGAAACCTCATCTCTTAAATGGTTGCTCGACACTTCCATTTGACTAAAGAGAGGTTTCTTTTTGTGTTTTTACTGGCCTTAATCGATAAGAAAAGAGGGGAAGTATCTCCTGTAGGAGCGAAGCGTTTGTCTTTGAGATCGTGAAATCTCCTTTTAAGAGTTTACCCATTCAGATTTCACGATCTCAACAACAACCGGAAGGAGATATTTCCCCGCAAAAACTATAATCGATAGACATAGCAAGAGGTAGCCCTCCCCCTTTATCTTAAATTTAACTCAAATAGAAGAAGACAAAAGGGTAATGTTGGATCATGTGCTTTGTTGTTTTATTAACTTTGTAAACGCCGTGTTAAATAACTTCAATTCGATTGAAACCTCTTATTTCTAGCTGTATGATGAACACAAACAACATGATTCAAACTGAAAACACATAAAACAATATTATCCACATGAGGAGGAATTGTTATGAAAAACAAAATTTACTTAGATGGCAGCAAGCCTACGTATAAAGGGAATTTGCATCTTCATACGACATGGTCTGATGGATCTCTTCCGGCAGCTGAGGTCGTTCAAGCCTTCAAGGAGAAGGGCTATCAGTTTATTTCTATAAGTGACCATGACATATATTCGAGAACGGACGAGTTCAATTCTGCGGATTTCATTACGATTCCTGGAATGGAAAGAGGCGGTCTGAATCCTGTGCTCGACAAAGATCCAGGCTATCATATCGGCGTAATAGATGACCCTACTGTTGAGCCCGAAGAAGAAAGATTCGAGCATTTGCAGACCTTCTCAACACCAATTCCTTGGGAAGGCGATCATTCTCCGCAGGTGCTGATTGATAAGATGCGAGCGCACGGCAATTTGGTTATTTTTAATCATCCGGAATGGCACTTAACGCGCTTCGAAGACATGGTCAAATATGATGGATTCTTTGCTATTGAAATCTATAACCACGCAACAGAATGGTCAACCTCGAGCTCCTATGGAGCAGCTTATTGGGATCATGCGCTACAAAATGGCAAAAGAGTATTCGGTATCGCGGGAGATGATTCCCATGAGCATAATCCGAATTGGAAGGTTCCTGAATACGGTGGAGGCTGGGTGAAGGTACAATCGGCTGCGTTAACGCATGTAGACATCGTGCAAAGTCTAAAGCAAGGACAATTCTATTCAAGCAGCGGTCCAGAAATCTATGATTTGCGAGTTGAGGATGGCCAATTATCAATAGAATGCTCACCATGTAAATTCATTATGTTCAAAGCTTTTCCTCTTAGAGGACCTTTCGTAGGCAACTACGAGAGCGGGGAGCCAGTGTCTCAGGCATCGATGGCAATCGAAGAGGATATGGAATATATCCGTGTGGAATGTATCGATTTTCAAGGTAATGTTGCTTGGTCTAATCCAGTGTTTGTAGCGGACTTAATTCAGGGAGGTGAGTAGAGATGGGAACTGATCCGATCATCTACTTGGATGGAAGTAAACGTAAGTATAAAGGCAATATTCATACCCATTCAACACGAAGCGATGGACAATATGCTCCTGAGGTTGTTATTAACGCTTATAAGAATAAGGGCTATGACTTCATGTGCCTGAGTGATCATGAGATTTATTTCAAGTCCAATGCGCATGACGATGATCATTTTATTATGTTGGATGGCTACGAAATGGCCTGTGAGATGAGCTGGCAGAAGACAGGGCAGCAATATCATGTTCATGGGCTGCTTGACGAGTCACTAAATTCGGACAGTGAATTCGAGCATGACGAAGAGCACGAGAAGCCTGATTATGAGGATTTAGGGACCATTCAAAGCATGATTGACGATATGCGGAACAGAGGGAACCTTATTATCATGAATCACCCGGAATGGTCTAGAAATAAGCTGGATGATTTATTGAAGCTTCAGGGCTATTTTGCCATTGAAATCTACAACCATCAGTCCGAGCTTGATGAAGCGGTTGGTTACGGTGTGAAGCATTGGGACTATTTATTGAAAAATGGTCGCAAGGTTTTCGGGATTGCTGCAGATGACGCTCATGGTGGGGATATGAATACCGCCATATCAGAGTTTTTTGGCGGTTGGGTGTGCGTAGAAGCAGAGAAGCTGCAGCAGCAATCGATTATTTCCGCCTTGAAAAGCGGTCATTACTATTCATCGAATGGTCCAGAAATCTTTGACCTTCGGGTTGAGGATGGCTTCTTACACATTGAGTGTTCCCCGGTAAAATTTATTAGATTCATTACCCATCCTTTTAATGGACGGACTTTATATCATAAGGATGCTTCTCTAATAACCAAAGGAAGCTACAGGGTTGAGGGGCTAGAGCAATATATTCGCGTGGAATGTGTTGATTTTGAAGGGAATGTGGCGTGGTCCAACCCTATTTTCCCATCTGAGCTGTATTAGGAGAAGGTATGAGCAGCTTAGAAACGCAATTTCGCAAAGATATGAAGAAGCTTGTCCTGCCCTCCATTTTACAAATGCTAATCGGCAATTCATTTTCGTTAATCAATACGTTAATGGTTGGAAGCTTAGGAGACATAGCTATTGGAGTTATGGCAGCAGCAGGACAGATCAGCTTCATCCTCAGTATGATTTTAACGGCGATATTCGGAATTACTGCCTTTATAACACAATTTTATGGCACAAACGACTATGTAAATGTGAAGAAAGCATTCGGTCTTATGCTCATTTCCAGTATCGTCATTACTTTGGTTGTATTTATTCTAGTTTCCTGTTTTAAGGCTCCGCTTCTCTCGCTTTTTATCAAGGACGAAGAGGCTATCGCTTATGGTGTTCAATATTTATCCGTTATCGTATTCGTTTTTCTCATTAATTCGATTAAGGAAGTATACGGTAACGCTCTCGGCTCCATTGGCAAAATAAAGCTAACATTAGTAGTTGGCATCATTGCGATGATAGTCAATATTGTTCTGGATTATATACTCATATACGGAAAATTCGGATTTCCTAGCTACGGTATTGTTGGGGCGGCATGGGCAACGTTAGCCTCATCATTACTAAGTACATTCTTACTACTGGGCTACGTTTATTGGAAAAGGTATTACGTAAATGTCACTTTGAAAGAAATTTTCTCATTTGATTGGCCATTTGTGAAAAAAGTCTATACCACAACACTCCCACTCATGTTCCATGAAGGTTTATGGGCGGTCGGAAATATGTTATATGCCGTTGCATTCGGACATTTGGGCATAGTGGCGCTAGCGACCTATCAATTGGCGAATACGTTCAATAGCTATTTTATGATGGGAATATTCGGCTTTGCTTATGCAGCAAAAGTAATGATAGGACAGAAGCTAAGTCAGGATGATCCGAGTGAAGCGATTATTTACGCTCGTAAATTTACCCGCATCGCATTGTATTCAGCATTAGCTGTAAGTGCAGTGGTGCTTCTCTTAAATCCGTATCTTGTTTATCTATTTCCTAACCTCAGCAGTGAGGTCCAATCGGCATTTCGTCATGTCGTCATTATTCAAGCTTTAGTGTTGGTTATGTTCTTCTTAAATAACTTATGGATTGTCGGCATGTTTAGAGCAGGTGGAGATAACCTGTACACGATGAATTTAATTTTGATTACAACCTGGCTTATAGCCCTCCCATTAGTGTTTGCGGGGGCGTATCTTTTCCACTGGCCGGTGGAGTGGGTTTATCTCATGTTTACACTCGAGGAAGTATCTAAGGCGTGTATTGGATTTTTCAGATACCGTTCAAATAAGTGGGCTAGAAATCTTGTTCGCGACATGTAGGAGGAATTATGGAGAAGCCTTATATATTACTAACGCCCGGTCCGCTAACGACAACATTATCTGTTAAAGAAGTGATGCTGAAGGACTGGTGCACATGGGACAACGACTATAAACAAATCGTTCAGTCGATACGACATAAGCTCCTTCATCTAGGTCAAGCATCCGAGGATTTATATACTTCTGTGCTGCTAC
This portion of the Cohnella abietis genome encodes:
- a CDS encoding YbjQ family protein is translated as MSKKKMIITTTSTIEGTEIQHYKGIVSARVVTGTGYFADLFADFSDVFGGRSNTYQKQLKSIYDEVIELLTDEARKVSANAIIGVRIDHDEISGKGKQMFMVTATGTAVAIDNSTLSNTEEERTIEINHERLEYEINKLQVINNIRNDSSLISQYMPYFIQHNIFEVMNEVVNYYLQTELYEEFSVKVVEYIQELEVYSRPYLYKEILTSMKPIRILNLLARAKMLDYSKVNEYINVSSFEFQKASLKSIMSHQSSYDLSDIDKMEAMKQTLKSVFTNRGKVLDSEKWECECGKTNKASSVYCRSCNKDIRGFSMTDIDPNVVIKFIDERQQILKQILLK
- a CDS encoding PHP domain-containing protein encodes the protein MKNKIYLDGSKPTYKGNLHLHTTWSDGSLPAAEVVQAFKEKGYQFISISDHDIYSRTDEFNSADFITIPGMERGGLNPVLDKDPGYHIGVIDDPTVEPEEERFEHLQTFSTPIPWEGDHSPQVLIDKMRAHGNLVIFNHPEWHLTRFEDMVKYDGFFAIEIYNHATEWSTSSSYGAAYWDHALQNGKRVFGIAGDDSHEHNPNWKVPEYGGGWVKVQSAALTHVDIVQSLKQGQFYSSSGPEIYDLRVEDGQLSIECSPCKFIMFKAFPLRGPFVGNYESGEPVSQASMAIEEDMEYIRVECIDFQGNVAWSNPVFVADLIQGGE
- a CDS encoding PHP domain-containing protein, with the translated sequence MGTDPIIYLDGSKRKYKGNIHTHSTRSDGQYAPEVVINAYKNKGYDFMCLSDHEIYFKSNAHDDDHFIMLDGYEMACEMSWQKTGQQYHVHGLLDESLNSDSEFEHDEEHEKPDYEDLGTIQSMIDDMRNRGNLIIMNHPEWSRNKLDDLLKLQGYFAIEIYNHQSELDEAVGYGVKHWDYLLKNGRKVFGIAADDAHGGDMNTAISEFFGGWVCVEAEKLQQQSIISALKSGHYYSSNGPEIFDLRVEDGFLHIECSPVKFIRFITHPFNGRTLYHKDASLITKGSYRVEGLEQYIRVECVDFEGNVAWSNPIFPSELY
- a CDS encoding MATE family efflux transporter encodes the protein MSSLETQFRKDMKKLVLPSILQMLIGNSFSLINTLMVGSLGDIAIGVMAAAGQISFILSMILTAIFGITAFITQFYGTNDYVNVKKAFGLMLISSIVITLVVFILVSCFKAPLLSLFIKDEEAIAYGVQYLSVIVFVFLINSIKEVYGNALGSIGKIKLTLVVGIIAMIVNIVLDYILIYGKFGFPSYGIVGAAWATLASSLLSTFLLLGYVYWKRYYVNVTLKEIFSFDWPFVKKVYTTTLPLMFHEGLWAVGNMLYAVAFGHLGIVALATYQLANTFNSYFMMGIFGFAYAAKVMIGQKLSQDDPSEAIIYARKFTRIALYSALAVSAVVLLLNPYLVYLFPNLSSEVQSAFRHVVIIQALVLVMFFLNNLWIVGMFRAGGDNLYTMNLILITTWLIALPLVFAGAYLFHWPVEWVYLMFTLEEVSKACIGFFRYRSNKWARNLVRDM